A part of Triplophysa dalaica isolate WHDGS20190420 chromosome 17, ASM1584641v1, whole genome shotgun sequence genomic DNA contains:
- the dnajc9 gene encoding dnaJ homolog subfamily C member 9 codes for MGLLEQCEDLFKTSDLYKVLGVCKEASDAEIRRGYYKVSLLVHPDRAPDDELATTKFQVLGKVYAVLADRDQRAVYDEQGIVDEESDSLKQDRSWEEHWRRLFPKITQQDILDFEKQYKGSDEEVEDLKRLYLQHEGDMDLIMESALCCSHEDEPRVHNILQKAIDAEEVPAYKAFTQESVKKKNYRKRKADKECKEAEEMQKEMGLNSEDSLVAMIKQRQKSKENGFNSLISDLEAKYCKKPAGGRKGKKK; via the exons ATGGGTTTGCTGGAGCAGTGTGAGGATCTCTTCAAGACCTCTGATCTATATAAAGTTCTGGGTGTCTGTAAGGAGGCATCAGATGCAGAGATCAGACGCGGATATTATAAAGTTTCTCTGCTGGTTCATCCTGACAGAGCTCCTGATGATGAGTTAGCTACCACCAAGTTTCAG GTGCTGGGAAAGGTCTATGCGGTGTTGGCTGACAGAGACCAAAGAGCGGTCTATGATGAACAGGGAATTGTGGATGAAGAGTCGGACTCGCTCAAACAAGATCGCAGTTGGGAGGAACATTGGAGAAGATTGTTTCCCAAG ATTACACAGCAAGACATCTTGGATTTTGAGAAACAGTATAAAGGCTCCGATGAGGAGGTGGAAGACTTGAAGCGATTGTACCTACAGCATGAAGGCGACATGGATCTGATCATGGAGTCTGCCTTGTGCTGTTCCCATGAAGATGAACCTCGAGTACACAACATATTACAGAAGGCCATTGATGCTGAAGAGGTGCCAGCCTACAAAGCCTTCACACAGGAGAGTGTCAAGAAGAAAAACTACCGCAAAAGAAAG GCGGACAAAGAATGTAAGGAGGCAGAGGAAATGCAGAAGGAGATGGGCTTGAACAGCGAggacagtttagttgctatgatAAAG CAAAGACAGAAGTCTAAAGAAAATGGATTTAACTCCCTCATCTCAGATCTGGAGGCAAAATACTGCAAGAAGCCAGCGGGAGGAAGGAAGGGGAAGAAAAAGTGA
- the si:ch211-207i20.3 gene encoding uncharacterized protein si:ch211-207i20.3, whose translation MDAELLLFLVSENKELFDKNHSEYKNIKRKEILWQGIADKIGVDVEDVKAKWKNLRDTYTRKKRMEQAVSRGGRGAKKSKQWRYMRVMDFLDPSCTEHRSISLNSVPNKVEEDDPEDDSEAEPASTSTGTSISSPGIQPCAMKRKRTGTLDMLERYLATKDAREKEKDEQQLDEVDLFLRSLAPALRRLPASKQSLVKLQIQKIIHDAEFGQPGFPQMASVSPSNQLLLQCSVVKPS comes from the exons ATGGACGCggagttgttgttgtttttggtcTCCGAGAACAAGGAATTGTTTGATAAGAACCACAGCGAGTACAAAAACATAAAGCGGAAAGAAATACTCTGGCAAGGAATTGCGGACAAAATTGGAGTTGACG tggaGGATGTGAAAGCTAAATGGAAAAATCTGAGAGACACATACACGAGGAAGAAGCGAATGGAACAGGCCGTCAGTCGCGGTGGACGGGGTGCTAAGAAATCGAAACAGTGGAGATATATGAGGGTGATGGATTTCCTCGATCCGTCTTGTACGGAACACAGAAG CATTTCGTTGAACTCTGTCCCAAACAAAGTTGAGGAGGATGACCCAGAAGACGACAGTGAAGCAGAACCAGCCAGCACCAGTACAGGGACGTCCATTTCCAGTCCAGGAATTCAACCCTGCGCCATGAAGCGAAAGCGGACAGGGACACTAGACATGTTAGAGAGGTATTTGGCTACTAAGGACGCCagggaaaaagagaaagacGAACAGCAGCTTGATgaagttgatttatttcttcGTAGTTTAGCACCTGCGCTAAGACGCTTGCCTGCTTCAAAACAGTCTTTGGTGAAACTTCAGATCCAAAAAATAATTCACGACGCAGAGTTTGGGCAACCCGGCTTTCCACAGATGGCATCGGTTTCACCAAGTAATCAGTTGTTACTACAGTGTAGTGTTGTAAAACCcagttga
- the nudt13 gene encoding nucleoside diphosphate-linked moiety X motif 13 isoform X3, translated as MRGRFSWVSLKLLHSIKSPELSRSCSGYVSRVRYLMRLKEDDEACREALKSGSFLLYNNLAPLLKSNSNIYQPAFLKASDLENILKKIGRDKNIVSESVLLGCNENGEAQFSLEVGDLDRSALEQQCGGVFVDLTKAFFMLSGPEAPIVTKGQALIRWHLTNGFCSATGQPTVRNQSGSHRICHSSGITYYPKVSNRSSVRQQMSPVVIVLVSDGSRCLLGRQATFPPGLYSALAGFCDMGETVEEALRREVAEEVGLEVETLQFSGSQHWPFPQSSFMVACHATVNPNKTQVSVDKAELEDAKWFTFKEMTEALQIKKPPRISKGESPAFWVPPSFAIANQLIQEWANQQQLTRK; from the exons ATGCGAGGCAGATTCTCGTGGGTTTCTTTGAAACTTCTGCATTCAATCAAGTCGCCGGAGCTCTCTCGCTCGTGCTCTGGATATGTGTCTCGTGTCAG ATATCTGATGAGGTTGAAGGAGGATGATGAGGCGTGTCGTGAGGCACTGAAGTCCGGGAGTTTTCTGCTGTATAATAATCTTGCACCACTACTGAAGAGCAACAGCAACATTTACCAACCAGCTTTTCTGAAAGCTTCAG ATTTGGAGAATATACTGAAGAAGATTGGTAGGGACAAAAACATTGTTAGTGAGTCTGTTCTTCTGGGATGCAATGAAAATGGAGAAGCACAGTTTTCACTGGAAGTGG GTGATTTGGACCGCAGTGCTTTGGAACAGCAGTGTGGGGGGGTGTTTGTGGACCTCACAAAAGCTTTCTTCATGTTATCTGGACCAGAGGCTCCTATTGTGACAAAA GGCCAAGCACTCATCCGGTGGCACCTGACGAATGGTTTCTGCAGTGCTACAGGGCAGCCCACTGTCAGGAACCAATCCGGAAGTCACCGAATCTGTCACAGCAGTGGGATCACGTACTATCCAAAAGTAAGCAACAGGTCTTCCGTCAGGCAGCAG ATGTCTCCGGTGGTGATTGTGCTTGTTTCTGATGGGAGCAGATGTCTGCTGGGACGACAGGCCACATTTCCTCCAGGCCTGTACAGCGCACTCGCCGGCTTTTGCGACATGG GGGAGACAGTGGAGGAAGCCCTACGCAGAGAGGTGGCAGAGGAGGTGGGACTCGAGGTGGAGACCCTACAGTTCTCTGGATCGCAGCATTGGCCGTTCCCACAAAGCTCCTTTATGGTAGCCTGCCATGCAACTGTGAACCCAAACAAAACACAG GTGAGCGTAGACAAGGCAGAACTTGAGGATGCGAAATGGTTCACTTTTAAAGAAATGACAGAAGCACTACAGATAAAGAAACCGCCACGCATCTCTAAAGGAGAGTCCCCTGCGTTCTGGGTACCGCCTTCTTTTGCCATAGCCAATCAGCTCATTCAGGAATGGGCCAATCAGCAACAACTAACaagaaaataa
- the nudt13 gene encoding nucleoside diphosphate-linked moiety X motif 13 isoform X2, with the protein MFKRTARWSGERQNCKTASIFELAAYMNMRGRFSWVSLKLLHSIKSPELSRSCSGYVSRVRYLMRLKEDDEACREALKSGSFLLYNNLAPLLKSNSNIYQPAFLKASDLENILKKIGRDKNIVSESVLLGCNENGEAQFSLEVGDLDRSALEQQCGGVFVDLTKAFFMLSGPEAPIVTKGQALIRWHLTNGFCSATGQPTVRNQSGSHRICHSSGITYYPKMSPVVIVLVSDGSRCLLGRQATFPPGLYSALAGFCDMGETVEEALRREVAEEVGLEVETLQFSGSQHWPFPQSSFMVACHATVNPNKTQVSVDKAELEDAKWFTFKEMTEALQIKKPPRISKGESPAFWVPPSFAIANQLIQEWANQQQLTRK; encoded by the exons aTGTTTAAACGGACAGCTCGCTGGAGTGGAGAAAGACAAAATTGCAAAACAGCCTCCATCTTTGAACTCGCCGCATATA TGAACATGCGAGGCAGATTCTCGTGGGTTTCTTTGAAACTTCTGCATTCAATCAAGTCGCCGGAGCTCTCTCGCTCGTGCTCTGGATATGTGTCTCGTGTCAG ATATCTGATGAGGTTGAAGGAGGATGATGAGGCGTGTCGTGAGGCACTGAAGTCCGGGAGTTTTCTGCTGTATAATAATCTTGCACCACTACTGAAGAGCAACAGCAACATTTACCAACCAGCTTTTCTGAAAGCTTCAG ATTTGGAGAATATACTGAAGAAGATTGGTAGGGACAAAAACATTGTTAGTGAGTCTGTTCTTCTGGGATGCAATGAAAATGGAGAAGCACAGTTTTCACTGGAAGTGG GTGATTTGGACCGCAGTGCTTTGGAACAGCAGTGTGGGGGGGTGTTTGTGGACCTCACAAAAGCTTTCTTCATGTTATCTGGACCAGAGGCTCCTATTGTGACAAAA GGCCAAGCACTCATCCGGTGGCACCTGACGAATGGTTTCTGCAGTGCTACAGGGCAGCCCACTGTCAGGAACCAATCCGGAAGTCACCGAATCTGTCACAGCAGTGGGATCACGTACTATCCAAAA ATGTCTCCGGTGGTGATTGTGCTTGTTTCTGATGGGAGCAGATGTCTGCTGGGACGACAGGCCACATTTCCTCCAGGCCTGTACAGCGCACTCGCCGGCTTTTGCGACATGG GGGAGACAGTGGAGGAAGCCCTACGCAGAGAGGTGGCAGAGGAGGTGGGACTCGAGGTGGAGACCCTACAGTTCTCTGGATCGCAGCATTGGCCGTTCCCACAAAGCTCCTTTATGGTAGCCTGCCATGCAACTGTGAACCCAAACAAAACACAG GTGAGCGTAGACAAGGCAGAACTTGAGGATGCGAAATGGTTCACTTTTAAAGAAATGACAGAAGCACTACAGATAAAGAAACCGCCACGCATCTCTAAAGGAGAGTCCCCTGCGTTCTGGGTACCGCCTTCTTTTGCCATAGCCAATCAGCTCATTCAGGAATGGGCCAATCAGCAACAACTAACaagaaaataa
- the nudt13 gene encoding nucleoside diphosphate-linked moiety X motif 13 isoform X1 gives MFKRTARWSGERQNCKTASIFELAAYMNMRGRFSWVSLKLLHSIKSPELSRSCSGYVSRVRYLMRLKEDDEACREALKSGSFLLYNNLAPLLKSNSNIYQPAFLKASDLENILKKIGRDKNIVSESVLLGCNENGEAQFSLEVGDLDRSALEQQCGGVFVDLTKAFFMLSGPEAPIVTKGQALIRWHLTNGFCSATGQPTVRNQSGSHRICHSSGITYYPKVSNRSSVRQQMSPVVIVLVSDGSRCLLGRQATFPPGLYSALAGFCDMGETVEEALRREVAEEVGLEVETLQFSGSQHWPFPQSSFMVACHATVNPNKTQVSVDKAELEDAKWFTFKEMTEALQIKKPPRISKGESPAFWVPPSFAIANQLIQEWANQQQLTRK, from the exons aTGTTTAAACGGACAGCTCGCTGGAGTGGAGAAAGACAAAATTGCAAAACAGCCTCCATCTTTGAACTCGCCGCATATA TGAACATGCGAGGCAGATTCTCGTGGGTTTCTTTGAAACTTCTGCATTCAATCAAGTCGCCGGAGCTCTCTCGCTCGTGCTCTGGATATGTGTCTCGTGTCAG ATATCTGATGAGGTTGAAGGAGGATGATGAGGCGTGTCGTGAGGCACTGAAGTCCGGGAGTTTTCTGCTGTATAATAATCTTGCACCACTACTGAAGAGCAACAGCAACATTTACCAACCAGCTTTTCTGAAAGCTTCAG ATTTGGAGAATATACTGAAGAAGATTGGTAGGGACAAAAACATTGTTAGTGAGTCTGTTCTTCTGGGATGCAATGAAAATGGAGAAGCACAGTTTTCACTGGAAGTGG GTGATTTGGACCGCAGTGCTTTGGAACAGCAGTGTGGGGGGGTGTTTGTGGACCTCACAAAAGCTTTCTTCATGTTATCTGGACCAGAGGCTCCTATTGTGACAAAA GGCCAAGCACTCATCCGGTGGCACCTGACGAATGGTTTCTGCAGTGCTACAGGGCAGCCCACTGTCAGGAACCAATCCGGAAGTCACCGAATCTGTCACAGCAGTGGGATCACGTACTATCCAAAAGTAAGCAACAGGTCTTCCGTCAGGCAGCAG ATGTCTCCGGTGGTGATTGTGCTTGTTTCTGATGGGAGCAGATGTCTGCTGGGACGACAGGCCACATTTCCTCCAGGCCTGTACAGCGCACTCGCCGGCTTTTGCGACATGG GGGAGACAGTGGAGGAAGCCCTACGCAGAGAGGTGGCAGAGGAGGTGGGACTCGAGGTGGAGACCCTACAGTTCTCTGGATCGCAGCATTGGCCGTTCCCACAAAGCTCCTTTATGGTAGCCTGCCATGCAACTGTGAACCCAAACAAAACACAG GTGAGCGTAGACAAGGCAGAACTTGAGGATGCGAAATGGTTCACTTTTAAAGAAATGACAGAAGCACTACAGATAAAGAAACCGCCACGCATCTCTAAAGGAGAGTCCCCTGCGTTCTGGGTACCGCCTTCTTTTGCCATAGCCAATCAGCTCATTCAGGAATGGGCCAATCAGCAACAACTAACaagaaaataa